From Anaerolineae bacterium, a single genomic window includes:
- a CDS encoding type 2 isopentenyl-diphosphate Delta-isomerase: MHEQRKSDHIRINLEEDVNFKQLTTGLENYHFLHQALPEINLAEVDLSLSFLGKKLKAPLLISSMTGGTEQAQLINRTLAEAAEMAGIAMGVGSQRAAIEDPLLADTFRVRPIAPTTVLLANLGAVQLNYGYTASQCQQAVDMLEADGLILHFNALQEAVQPEGDPNFSGLLVKIEAVCQKLSVPVIAKEVGWGFSEDTVRRLANAGISALDVAGAGGTSWSQVEMYRANTEIRRRVAATFVDWGVPTAEALLAARRAGPHLPLIASGGLRNGLDIAKCIALGAAMGGMAGPFLKAAVRSRQAVLDEIEIAKTEIQIAMFAVGANSIAALQNTDRLLKQGAE, translated from the coding sequence ATGCACGAACAAAGAAAATCAGACCATATTCGCATCAATCTGGAAGAAGATGTAAATTTTAAGCAGTTGACCACTGGCCTGGAAAATTACCATTTTTTACACCAAGCTCTGCCGGAGATAAACCTGGCCGAGGTTGACCTTTCGCTCTCATTTTTAGGCAAAAAACTTAAAGCCCCCCTGCTCATCTCCTCGATGACCGGCGGCACCGAACAGGCCCAACTGATCAATCGCACCCTGGCCGAAGCAGCCGAGATGGCCGGCATTGCCATGGGGGTCGGTTCTCAACGCGCAGCCATAGAAGACCCCCTGCTGGCCGATACATTCCGGGTGCGGCCCATTGCCCCCACCACGGTGTTACTGGCCAATTTGGGCGCGGTGCAGCTCAATTATGGCTACACCGCCAGCCAGTGCCAACAAGCCGTTGACATGCTCGAGGCCGATGGTTTGATCCTTCACTTCAACGCCTTGCAGGAGGCGGTGCAGCCCGAAGGCGATCCAAATTTTAGCGGGCTATTGGTAAAAATTGAAGCAGTGTGCCAAAAACTTTCCGTGCCCGTCATTGCCAAAGAAGTAGGCTGGGGGTTTTCAGAGGACACCGTTCGCCGTTTGGCTAACGCCGGCATTTCGGCCCTTGACGTGGCCGGGGCCGGGGGCACCAGTTGGAGCCAGGTTGAAATGTACCGGGCCAATACCGAAATCCGGCGGCGAGTGGCGGCTACTTTTGTTGACTGGGGTGTCCCCACCGCGGAAGCATTGTTGGCCGCCCGGCGAGCCGGCCCCCACCTGCCCCTTATTGCCAGCGGGGGCTTACGCAACGGCCTGGACATAGCCAAATGTATCGCCCTGGGCGCGGCGATGGGCGGCATGGCCGGCCCCTTTCTCAAAGCGGCGGTCAGATCACGGCAGGCGGTTTTGGATGAAATTGAAATTGCCAAAACCGAAATACAAATTGCCATGTTTGCCGTTGGGGCCAACTCGATTGCCGCGCTGCAAAATACAGACCGTTTGCTGAAACAAGGGGCGGAATAA
- a CDS encoding molybdenum cofactor guanylyltransferase, whose amino-acid sequence MVSVAILAGGQSRRMKRDKAFLEVGGQLVIERILARVKPLTDDLWLITNSPEKYRQFGHRSVPDIYPHRGALGGIYTALNAARYDYVLVVACDMPFLQVELLRHLLHLAPTAEAIIPLMEPSRPETLHAVYSQRCLPAIQTCLQARRLRVTDFFDDVSVRHVKRDEIAKFDPQFHSFININTPAEWRQAQALAAKLPQI is encoded by the coding sequence ATGGTCAGTGTAGCAATATTGGCCGGCGGGCAGAGCCGGCGGATGAAGCGCGACAAGGCGTTTTTGGAAGTGGGCGGGCAATTGGTGATCGAGCGGATTTTGGCGCGGGTGAAGCCGCTCACGGATGATCTTTGGCTTATTACCAACTCGCCGGAAAAGTACCGACAATTTGGCCACCGGAGCGTGCCCGATATTTACCCCCATCGGGGAGCGCTGGGGGGCATTTATACTGCGCTTAACGCGGCCCGTTATGATTATGTTTTAGTGGTAGCCTGTGATATGCCTTTTTTGCAGGTTGAATTATTGCGCCATCTCCTCCACCTGGCCCCCACCGCCGAAGCGATCATTCCCTTAATGGAACCAAGCCGGCCTGAAACCCTGCACGCTGTTTATAGCCAACGCTGTTTACCGGCTATTCAAACTTGCTTGCAAGCCCGGCGTTTGCGCGTTACTGATTTTTTTGACGACGTATCAGTGCGCCATGTGAAGCGAGACGAAATAGCTAAATTCGACCCCCAATTTCACTCGTTTATCAATATCAATACCCCGGCAGAGTGGCGACAAGCCCAGGCCCTTGCCGCAAAACTACCCCAAATATAG
- a CDS encoding HAD family hydrolase translates to MAVKGIIFDLGNTLMRFTGDWESLNRAGAAAMAAWYLKKKHIKLDAPALVETFLAERAAGWKRAGETQTEVLARQSLRNALQKIDAPPSTEALLEAALKIFFGPEETAWRSYPDTVDTLKLLKSQGYRLGLYSNATDDALIQRLVNKGGLRPWLSPTFSSAGWGWRKPKREAFDLIANRWGLPAKQMVVVGDTLNADVLGAQNAGMFGILATMDEHRSNDDHRHLRPNALAASLSEVPGIIAGL, encoded by the coding sequence TTGGCGGTTAAAGGAATCATTTTTGATTTGGGCAACACGCTCATGCGCTTTACGGGTGATTGGGAAAGCCTTAACCGGGCCGGCGCCGCAGCAATGGCCGCCTGGTATCTCAAAAAGAAACACATCAAACTGGATGCCCCGGCCCTGGTAGAAACTTTTCTGGCGGAGCGAGCCGCCGGCTGGAAAAGGGCCGGAGAAACCCAAACCGAGGTGCTGGCCCGGCAGTCTTTGCGCAACGCCCTGCAAAAGATTGACGCCCCGCCCTCAACTGAGGCTCTGCTGGAAGCGGCCCTGAAAATATTTTTTGGCCCCGAAGAAACCGCCTGGCGCAGTTATCCCGATACGGTGGATACTCTGAAATTGCTCAAAAGCCAGGGTTATCGGTTGGGGCTTTATTCTAACGCCACAGATGACGCCCTTATCCAGCGTTTGGTCAATAAGGGCGGCCTGCGGCCCTGGCTATCGCCTACTTTTAGTTCGGCGGGATGGGGTTGGCGCAAGCCCAAACGCGAAGCTTTTGATTTGATAGCCAACCGCTGGGGGCTGCCGGCCAAACAGATGGTGGTGGTGGGCGATACCCTCAACGCCGACGTGTTGGGCGCGCAAAACGCCGGGATGTTCGGCATTTTGGCAACAATGGATGAGCACCGTTCCAATGATGACCACCGCCATCTCCGGCCAAATGCGCTGGCCGCGAGTTTATCCGAGGTGCCGGGGATTATTGCCGGCCTGTGA
- the acpP gene encoding acyl carrier protein encodes MSQEEIFEKVKEIIVEQLGADESDVTMEANFRDDLEADSLDLVELIMAFEEEFGGEISDEEAQKITTVGEAVRYLSESS; translated from the coding sequence ATGAGTCAAGAAGAAATCTTTGAAAAAGTAAAAGAAATCATTGTAGAACAGCTTGGCGCCGACGAAAGCGACGTGACCATGGAGGCCAACTTTCGAGACGACCTGGAAGCCGATTCTCTGGACCTGGTGGAATTGATCATGGCCTTTGAGGAGGAATTTGGCGGGGAGATTTCCGACGAAGAGGCTCAGAAGATCACTACCGTGGGCGAGGCGGTGAGGTATTTATCTGAAAGCAGCTAG